The proteins below are encoded in one region of Effusibacillus dendaii:
- a CDS encoding amidase, with protein MGNQFKSVRENVEACLAAIASMDHQLHAWETVFEDSARVKADLLDRGTKSGPLKGLIIGLKDIFEIAGRPPGNGANVKPVKIPEADATLVRLIENAGGIILGTTKLTEFCWFRPGPTRNPHNLKHTPGGSSSGSAAAVAAGMVPVAIGSQTKGSTIRPASFCGIYGFKPSFGVISSAGMTHLTRSFDHPGILARSPEDITSVFEVLAQYDRKDPSSSYLAPPQEFSSDLTIGVFDCDKQVSLSPEMSQAMKEYTRRLKEEGYRVKEIPLPDWFLSAEKIYQPIFLAEASDLLGFIVEQGDREKVGEEIRGVIEDGKKITIDSYFEALNRRNELSAQVDLLFDEFDIVMLPSTLGSAPAGLQSTCDPLMTVISSITGIPAASIPVGLDQAGMPLGIQVWARKYYDRLLLSSLKRLPAKLVPPAFFCRNTGKIN; from the coding sequence ATGGGAAATCAATTCAAATCTGTACGTGAGAATGTGGAAGCTTGTCTTGCGGCGATCGCAAGTATGGATCATCAGTTGCATGCCTGGGAAACCGTTTTTGAAGATTCAGCTCGTGTTAAGGCAGACTTGCTGGATCGCGGTACGAAGTCTGGTCCGCTGAAAGGACTGATAATCGGATTAAAAGATATTTTTGAAATTGCAGGGCGTCCACCAGGCAACGGCGCCAACGTGAAACCTGTAAAAATACCGGAAGCGGATGCAACTTTGGTACGTCTGATTGAAAATGCCGGCGGCATCATATTGGGAACGACCAAATTGACCGAATTTTGTTGGTTCCGCCCTGGCCCAACGAGAAATCCTCATAACTTAAAACATACGCCTGGCGGATCAAGCAGCGGTTCTGCGGCTGCCGTTGCGGCAGGCATGGTTCCGGTTGCAATCGGAAGCCAAACAAAGGGTTCAACAATCCGGCCTGCCAGCTTTTGCGGTATATATGGCTTTAAACCAAGTTTCGGTGTCATCAGTTCCGCCGGTATGACGCATTTAACCCGCTCCTTCGACCATCCGGGTATACTTGCCCGCAGTCCGGAAGATATAACAAGTGTGTTTGAAGTTCTTGCTCAGTACGATAGAAAGGATCCGTCATCAAGTTATTTAGCGCCCCCACAGGAATTTTCTTCCGATTTAACCATTGGGGTGTTTGATTGCGACAAGCAGGTCTCTTTGAGCCCTGAAATGAGTCAGGCAATGAAGGAGTATACTCGCCGACTTAAAGAAGAAGGGTATCGTGTTAAGGAAATCCCTTTGCCGGATTGGTTTTTGTCTGCAGAAAAAATATACCAGCCTATTTTTCTGGCAGAGGCAAGTGATTTGCTTGGTTTCATCGTGGAGCAAGGCGATAGGGAAAAAGTAGGGGAAGAAATAAGAGGCGTGATTGAAGACGGCAAAAAAATTACAATCGATTCGTATTTTGAAGCTTTGAATAGGCGAAATGAATTAAGTGCACAAGTGGATCTTCTATTTGATGAATTTGATATCGTGATGCTTCCTTCCACTTTGGGATCTGCTCCTGCAGGCCTTCAATCTACCTGCGATCCGCTGATGACGGTGATTAGCAGTATCACAGGCATCCCGGCAGCATCTATTCCGGTAGGCCTTGATCAGGCAGGGATGCCTTTGGGGATACAAGTCTGGGCAAGAAAGTATTATGATCGTCTATTGCTTTCTTCTTTAAAACGTTTACCTGCAAAACTTGTACCCCCGGCGTTTTTTTGCCGAAATACCGGAAAAATAAATTAA
- a CDS encoding SCP2 sterol-binding domain-containing protein has product MIKNSSVEEIFQQIEKVLNANPEPIQGMNVVYQYDLSGNEAGIYQLHLSDGTAKVENGAPAEAACVFEMSVDNVKDFLLGNLNGTAAFMTGKLKIKGNIGEALKLESLLRKYDMSQYQ; this is encoded by the coding sequence ATGATTAAAAATTCGAGCGTAGAGGAAATTTTTCAGCAAATAGAAAAGGTATTGAATGCAAATCCGGAACCGATTCAAGGTATGAATGTCGTATATCAATACGATTTGTCCGGAAATGAGGCCGGAATCTACCAGCTACATTTATCCGACGGAACAGCAAAGGTCGAAAATGGTGCACCCGCTGAGGCCGCCTGCGTATTCGAAATGTCGGTAGATAATGTTAAAGACTTTCTACTTGGAAACTTGAACGGAACAGCCGCTTTCATGACAGGCAAGCTGAAAATCAAAGGGAATATCGGAGAGGCGTTGAAATTGGAAAGCTTGTTGCGTAAATATGATATGAGCCAATATCAATGA
- a CDS encoding GNAT family N-acetyltransferase, with protein sequence MEPVITLAEREDFAEMIQLADLTLPDRMNLHELKKYFELFPDLIFKATYERKIIAFCCAGIDMYQSTGWLLFNIVKKEFQGNGIGKRLIRTRLTALEKFPTVNRVLVTVSELNRPSIRALESFGFKFVEREPNYYGPGKHRDIFELPIVRKQPKASPLVASFL encoded by the coding sequence ATGGAACCTGTTATCACGCTGGCTGAAAGAGAAGATTTTGCCGAAATGATACAATTGGCAGATTTAACGCTGCCTGACAGAATGAACCTGCATGAGTTGAAAAAGTACTTTGAACTGTTTCCCGATTTGATTTTCAAGGCAACATATGAACGTAAGATCATTGCATTTTGTTGCGCCGGCATCGATATGTATCAATCTACCGGGTGGCTGCTGTTCAATATCGTAAAAAAAGAATTTCAAGGGAATGGAATCGGGAAACGATTGATCCGGACCCGGCTGACAGCTCTTGAAAAATTTCCGACTGTAAACCGGGTATTGGTTACCGTAAGTGAACTGAATAGGCCCTCCATCCGTGCGTTAGAATCATTCGGATTTAAATTCGTAGAAAGAGAACCCAATTATTACGGGCCGGGTAAGCACCGCGACATTTTTGAGCTGCCAATCGTCAGAAAACAACCGAAAGCATCCCCACTTGTTGCTTCTTTCCTATGA